The following proteins come from a genomic window of Pseudomonas sp. WJP1:
- the pvdO gene encoding dihydropyoverdine dehydrogenase, giving the protein MNSDLLSPLKALALTALMASLLPSAAQAATAPPAGKVFKDCKNCPEMVVLPAGTFTMGTPDDEVGREPDEGPMHAVTFAKPFAMSRFQITAGEWDSYVKESGVTIANGDTRPGRECVASKPRYPQGPRQPAVCMNFDDVKNYVAWLSKKTGQTYSMVSEAQREYAARGGTQGPFPFPFDEGKGYSIAKHANTYGPADGYSYSSPVGSYPPNAFGMYDMHGNVYEWVEDCEHPDYVGAPTDGSAWLEPNCEAVRIRGNDWGEAPVFSRSGNRNSQYPQERGDWMGFRVVREL; this is encoded by the coding sequence ATGAACAGTGATCTGCTGTCTCCCCTCAAGGCCCTGGCCCTGACCGCCCTCATGGCCAGCCTGCTGCCGTCTGCCGCACAGGCCGCCACTGCCCCGCCAGCGGGCAAGGTATTCAAGGACTGCAAGAACTGCCCGGAAATGGTCGTGCTGCCCGCCGGGACCTTCACCATGGGCACCCCGGATGACGAAGTCGGTCGCGAGCCCGATGAAGGTCCGATGCATGCCGTCACCTTCGCCAAACCCTTCGCCATGAGCCGCTTCCAGATCACCGCCGGTGAGTGGGACAGCTATGTGAAGGAAAGCGGCGTGACCATCGCCAACGGCGATACCCGGCCAGGTCGCGAGTGCGTCGCCAGCAAGCCGCGTTACCCGCAGGGCCCGCGCCAGCCGGCGGTGTGCATGAACTTCGACGATGTGAAGAACTATGTCGCCTGGCTGTCGAAGAAAACCGGGCAGACATACAGCATGGTCAGCGAAGCCCAGCGTGAATACGCCGCACGCGGCGGCACCCAGGGTCCGTTCCCCTTCCCGTTCGATGAAGGCAAGGGATACAGCATCGCCAAACACGCCAACACCTACGGTCCGGCGGACGGCTACAGCTACAGCTCGCCCGTGGGCAGCTACCCGCCCAACGCCTTCGGTATGTACGACATGCACGGCAACGTCTATGAATGGGTCGAAGACTGCGAACACCCGGACTACGTCGGCGCCCCCACCGATGGCAGCGCCTGGCTGGAACCCAATTGCGAAGCCGTGCGCATCCGCGGCAACGACTGGGGGGAAGCCCCGGTGTTCTCCCGCTCCGGTAACCGCAATAGCCAGTACCCGCAGGAACGCGGGGACTGGATGGGCTTTCGCGTAGTGCGCGAGCTCTAA
- a CDS encoding cyclic peptide export ABC transporter → MTQPTRGAIGELFALLKPFRLIVAASIFLGMVGGLSVTVLLATINNALHSDSGLTQGVVALFAGLCLLALASSICSDIGTNYVGQHIIAKLRKQLGEKVLSAPIEQIERYRSHRLIPVLTHDVDTISDFAFAFAPLAISLTVTLGCMGYLAILSWPMFLIMVAAILIGSAIQAYAQSKGVQGFMAARDAEDELQKHYNAIAEGAKELRIHRPRRQRMFTSGIKGTAEFICNTQVRSINTFVIAKTFGSMLFFVVIGLALALQTFWPSADKTVMSGFVLVLLYMKGPLEHLIGTLPIVSRAQIAFRRIAELSEQFSTPEPHLLLSDQGNAKQAVHELQLADVRYAFPSVEGAAPFQLGPVNLSIKQGDITFIVGENGCGKTTLIKLLLGLYTPQQGQIRVNGEAIDAHNRDDYRQLFTTIFADYYLFDDVVQGDTQIPEDANKYLQRLEIAHKVSVKDGNFTTTDLSTGQRKRLALVNAWLEERPVLVFDEWAADQDPTFRRIFYTELLPDLKRLGKTIIVISHDDRYFDVADQLVRMESGRVVTELTAA, encoded by the coding sequence ATGACCCAGCCTACCCGAGGCGCCATCGGCGAATTGTTCGCCCTGCTCAAACCCTTTCGACTCATTGTCGCCGCGTCCATATTCCTGGGCATGGTCGGCGGCCTGAGCGTCACGGTGTTGCTGGCGACCATCAACAATGCCCTGCATTCGGACAGCGGCCTGACCCAGGGCGTGGTCGCGCTGTTCGCCGGCCTGTGCCTGCTGGCGCTGGCCAGTTCGATCTGCTCCGACATCGGCACCAACTACGTCGGCCAGCACATCATAGCCAAGCTGCGCAAACAGTTGGGCGAGAAGGTGCTGTCGGCGCCGATCGAGCAGATCGAGCGCTACCGCAGCCATCGCCTGATCCCGGTGCTGACCCACGACGTCGACACCATCAGCGATTTCGCCTTCGCCTTCGCACCGCTGGCGATTTCCCTGACCGTGACCCTGGGTTGCATGGGCTACCTGGCGATCCTGTCGTGGCCGATGTTCCTGATCATGGTGGCCGCGATCCTGATCGGCAGCGCGATCCAGGCCTACGCCCAGAGCAAGGGCGTGCAAGGTTTCATGGCCGCCCGCGACGCTGAAGACGAGCTGCAAAAGCACTACAACGCAATTGCCGAAGGCGCCAAGGAACTGCGCATCCACCGCCCACGCCGCCAGCGCATGTTCACCTCGGGCATCAAGGGCACCGCCGAATTCATCTGCAACACCCAGGTGCGCTCGATCAACACCTTCGTCATCGCCAAGACCTTCGGCTCGATGCTGTTCTTCGTGGTCATCGGCCTGGCCCTGGCCCTGCAAACGTTCTGGCCGAGCGCCGACAAGACGGTCATGAGCGGTTTCGTGCTGGTGCTGCTGTACATGAAAGGCCCGCTGGAACATTTGATCGGCACCCTGCCGATCGTCAGCCGCGCGCAGATCGCTTTTCGCCGCATCGCTGAACTGTCGGAACAATTTTCCACCCCGGAACCGCACCTGCTGCTCAGCGACCAGGGCAACGCCAAACAAGCCGTTCATGAACTGCAACTGGCGGACGTGCGCTACGCCTTCCCCTCGGTCGAGGGTGCCGCGCCGTTCCAGCTCGGGCCGGTCAACCTGTCGATCAAGCAGGGGGACATCACCTTCATCGTCGGCGAGAACGGCTGCGGCAAAACTACGCTGATCAAGTTGCTGCTGGGCCTGTACACACCGCAACAGGGGCAGATCCGGGTCAACGGCGAGGCCATCGACGCGCACAACCGCGACGACTATCGCCAGCTGTTCACCACCATCTTCGCCGACTACTACCTGTTCGACGACGTGGTCCAGGGCGACACGCAGATCCCCGAAGACGCCAACAAATACCTGCAGCGCCTGGAGATCGCGCACAAGGTCAGCGTCAAGGACGGCAACTTCACCACCACCGACCTTTCAACCGGGCAGCGCAAGCGCCTGGCGCTGGTCAATGCCTGGCTGGAAGAGCGGCCGGTGCTGGTGTTCGACGAGTGGGCGGCCGACCAGGACCCGACCTTCCGGCGGATTTTCTACACCGAGCTGCTGCCGGACCTCAAGCGCCTGGGCAAGACCATCATCGTGATCTCCCACGATGACCGTTATTTCGATGTCGCCGACCAACTGGTGCGCATGGAAAGCGGCCGGGTCGTCACCGAGCTGACGGCTGCCTGA
- a CDS encoding TonB-dependent siderophore receptor has translation MRSLPRRTPLALAVQRPSLHKTLLTSVLLTATLLGSTMANAAPVKVSIAVQPLSSALTQLGMQTNLQILYSPDQVAGIKSRAVSGSLEPSAALAEMLKGTGISFQINGNSVTLVSGGSSSLQLGATTISGQALGLTTEGTDSYTTGATTTATKLPLTIRETPQSVTVVTRQQMDDRGVTSVADALRNTPGITTQKYDSDRTEFSARGFAITNFQYDGVNIPYDGVYGENPNNSDDAASLDHIEVIKGATGLMTGAGDPAATVNLIRKKPTKEFKASVSATAGYWDNYRTEGDISGSLNDSGSVRGRFVGALQDKDSYIDHYSQKKDLYYGILEADLTDDTLLTLGVDKSSATPRGSSWTGNSPYYSDGGRTDFSRGFNPGADWSRRDFDSTTYFASLEQALANDWKLKASFDQKTTDHDTQLASASGGYPDRNTGEGMFFYWGRWEGHRVQNTADVNVSGPFTLGGREHELVAGFMTSHSRQTGATYDTSEFGLVPGDIFDWTGHIAKPDFPKNGKYERTQSQNGAYLATRLRPTDDLSFILGGRVSTYKYNEDYTYYPGAGLSDTHASYKEHGVVTPYAGVVYDLDDTYSVYASYTSIYQPQIYKDASGKTLEPVEGDSYETGIKAAYFEGKLNASLALFQIEQDNVAQYVTTNTDNGQDVYEPISGAKTKGVELELAGELAEGWNLSAGYTYARTRDQDHQRIFGFPLATSKPEHVVRTFTTYRLPGALDQFTVGGGVSWQSAFYGQSYSPNVGGGEGGSTMLKQGGYTLVDLMTRYQYDDHLSFTVNAYNVFDKRYLTGLGNFGTTFYGEPRNMQITAKYDF, from the coding sequence ATGCGATCTCTTCCACGCCGTACCCCTCTCGCGCTGGCCGTACAGCGCCCGTCATTGCACAAGACGCTGTTGACCAGCGTCCTGCTGACCGCCACGTTGCTGGGGAGCACGATGGCCAACGCAGCACCTGTAAAAGTGAGTATTGCCGTGCAGCCGCTGTCCAGCGCGCTGACCCAACTGGGCATGCAAACCAACCTGCAAATCCTCTACAGCCCGGATCAGGTGGCCGGCATCAAGTCCCGCGCCGTGTCCGGCTCGCTGGAGCCTTCCGCGGCCCTGGCCGAGATGCTCAAGGGCACCGGCATTTCGTTCCAGATCAACGGCAACAGCGTGACGCTGGTGTCGGGTGGCTCATCGAGCCTGCAACTGGGCGCCACGACCATTTCCGGCCAGGCCCTGGGCCTGACCACCGAAGGCACCGACTCCTACACCACGGGTGCGACCACCACCGCCACCAAGTTGCCGCTGACCATTCGCGAAACGCCGCAGTCGGTTACCGTGGTGACTCGCCAGCAGATGGACGACCGCGGTGTGACGAGCGTCGCCGATGCGCTGCGCAACACCCCGGGTATCACCACCCAGAAGTACGACAGTGACCGTACCGAGTTTTCCGCCCGAGGCTTTGCCATCACCAACTTTCAGTACGATGGCGTCAACATTCCCTACGACGGCGTGTACGGTGAAAACCCCAACAACAGCGATGACGCTGCCAGCCTCGACCACATCGAAGTCATCAAGGGCGCGACCGGCCTGATGACTGGCGCCGGCGACCCGGCAGCCACGGTCAACCTGATCCGCAAGAAACCAACCAAGGAATTCAAGGCCTCGGTCAGCGCCACTGCCGGTTACTGGGACAACTACCGTACCGAAGGCGATATCTCCGGCTCGCTCAACGATAGCGGCAGCGTGCGCGGCCGTTTCGTCGGTGCCTTGCAGGACAAGGATTCCTACATCGACCACTACAGCCAGAAGAAAGACCTGTACTACGGCATCCTCGAAGCCGACCTGACCGACGATACGCTGCTGACCCTTGGCGTCGACAAGTCCAGCGCCACTCCACGCGGCAGCTCCTGGACCGGTAACTCGCCGTACTACAGCGACGGCGGTCGTACCGACTTCTCTCGCGGTTTCAACCCGGGCGCCGACTGGAGTCGTCGTGACTTCGACAGCACCACCTACTTCGCGTCCCTGGAACAAGCCCTGGCCAACGACTGGAAACTCAAGGCCAGCTTCGACCAGAAAACCACCGACCACGATACCCAACTGGCCTCGGCGAGCGGCGGTTACCCGGACCGCAACACCGGCGAAGGCATGTTCTTCTACTGGGGGCGCTGGGAAGGCCATCGCGTGCAGAACACCGCTGACGTGAACGTCTCCGGCCCTTTCACCCTGGGCGGTCGCGAGCATGAACTGGTGGCGGGTTTCATGACCTCCCATTCCCGTCAGACCGGTGCGACCTACGACACCAGCGAGTTCGGGCTGGTCCCGGGCGACATTTTCGACTGGACAGGCCATATCGCTAAACCGGACTTCCCGAAAAACGGCAAATACGAGCGCACCCAGAGCCAGAACGGCGCTTACCTGGCCACGCGCCTGCGCCCGACCGATGACCTGTCGTTCATCCTTGGCGGCCGCGTAAGTACCTACAAGTACAACGAGGATTACACCTACTACCCGGGCGCCGGCCTGTCCGATACCCACGCCAGCTACAAGGAACACGGCGTGGTTACGCCTTACGCCGGCGTGGTCTATGACTTGGACGATACCTATTCGGTCTACGCCAGCTACACCAGCATCTACCAGCCACAGATCTACAAGGATGCGAGCGGCAAGACCCTGGAACCGGTTGAAGGCGACAGCTACGAGACCGGCATCAAGGCGGCCTACTTCGAAGGCAAGCTGAACGCCAGCCTGGCCTTGTTCCAGATCGAGCAAGACAACGTCGCCCAGTACGTCACCACCAACACCGACAACGGCCAGGACGTCTATGAGCCCATCTCCGGTGCCAAGACCAAGGGTGTGGAACTGGAACTCGCCGGTGAACTGGCCGAAGGCTGGAACCTGTCTGCCGGCTACACCTACGCCCGTACCCGCGACCAGGACCATCAACGCATCTTCGGTTTCCCACTGGCCACCAGCAAACCGGAACACGTAGTGCGCACCTTCACCACTTACCGCCTGCCCGGCGCGCTGGACCAGTTCACCGTCGGTGGCGGTGTCAGCTGGCAGAGCGCGTTTTACGGCCAGAGCTACAGCCCTAACGTAGGCGGCGGCGAAGGCGGCAGCACCATGCTCAAGCAAGGCGGCTACACCCTCGTCGACCTGATGACCCGTTACCAGTACGACGACCACCTGAGCTTCACCGTCAACGCCTACAACGTCTTCGACAAGCGCTACCTGACCGGCCTTGGCAACTTCGGCACCACCTTCTACGGCGAACCGCGCAACATGCAGATCACCGCGAAGTACGACTTCTGA
- a CDS encoding DUF6124 family protein, which translates to MFKVTPNPPDSDPTSSSEDSDSDNSNDRIPSAADIQSTPRKLCSMFIVNPELDVETLLAHACESLASANVMALDLADHMQGTGRNSLLGIAQVIMLGELAVNRALDRIDPPE; encoded by the coding sequence ATGTTCAAAGTGACACCGAATCCGCCGGATTCCGATCCGACATCCTCGTCGGAAGATTCCGATTCAGACAATTCCAACGACCGCATCCCCTCAGCCGCCGATATCCAGTCCACCCCGCGCAAGCTCTGCAGCATGTTCATCGTCAACCCTGAACTCGATGTCGAAACCCTGCTGGCCCACGCCTGTGAGTCGCTGGCTTCGGCCAACGTCATGGCGTTGGATCTGGCGGATCATATGCAAGGGACTGGTCGTAACTCGTTGTTGGGGATTGCCCAGGTGATCATGTTGGGGGAGTTGGCGGTGAATCGTGCACTGGACCGGATCGATCCGCCTGAATAG